A single region of the Chloroflexota bacterium genome encodes:
- a CDS encoding divalent-cation tolerance protein CutA has product MVQLLRISALRESLLITKTTTFAAPKSIGLVKVVHSHEVPEIVALPISGSSECHTSGLTTRLERTEYLVRLSNWYNSCYIYRSAKPNNFLEYYRDCSYVV; this is encoded by the coding sequence ATAGTGCAGTTGTTGCGAATTTCCGCCTTGCGTGAAAGCCTTCTCATCACCAAGACCACTACTTTTGCCGCCCCCAAATCCATCGGCCTTGTCAAAGTGGTTCACAGCCACGAAGTCCCTGAGATAGTCGCTCTGCCTATTAGCGGCAGCAGCGAATGTCACACGAGTGGATTGACGACGAGGTTAGAGAGAACTGAATACCTCGTCAGATTGTCAAACTGGTATAACTCATGCTACATCTATCGGTCCGCCAAACCAAATAATTTTTTAGAATATTACCGGGACTGCTCGTATGTAGTATAA
- a CDS encoding DUF3237 domain-containing protein, with protein sequence MQGELLYEAKVKLLPGVDIGFVPEGWRINFAFTGDVSGPKISGKLDGVDYLLIRPDRVGLLHVHGVITTDGGDRISIEVSAFATDTPEGRRAIKGALTFQTGSKEFAWLNSTRGYEEGYADMEKGELNVKVFIL encoded by the coding sequence ATGCAAGGAGAACTCCTTTATGAGGCAAAAGTGAAGCTTCTGCCCGGTGTGGATATCGGCTTTGTACCCGAGGGATGGAGAATCAACTTCGCCTTTACTGGGGATGTAAGTGGGCCAAAGATAAGCGGCAAGCTCGATGGAGTAGACTATCTGCTAATTCGTCCCGATCGCGTAGGGCTTCTGCACGTTCACGGCGTTATCACCACAGATGGGGGCGACCGAATTTCCATTGAAGTCTCAGCGTTCGCCACGGACACCCCAGAGGGGCGCCGTGCCATTAAAGGAGCCTTAACCTTCCAAACAGGCTCAAAGGAATTTGCATGGCTGAACTCAACTCGAGGGTATGAGGAGGGCTACGCCGATATGGAAAAAGGGGAACTAAACGTTAAAGTCTTCATACTCTAA